A portion of the Cyanobium sp. PCC 7001 genome contains these proteins:
- a CDS encoding glycosyltransferase family 2 protein yields MAAPTPAATPAPAPRVSLVIATYRRVDALRSTLRALQLQTCPDWEAVVVGDCCDPDTGAMLEQLGDPRLCYYNLTERFGEQSGPNSFGLALVRAPVVCFLNHDDLLLPDHLEQGLRRLEQARADVLLAPALKLVNCHEDPEGRIRPVFMKRITLGPALRDLRMLLRREDLFYDPSSFWLVRTAFARRVGTWTHSSRLWRTPLRDWLLRAWRRGGRFAFTPELAGIRVVTHNHRGSRRRYNAVTPEHQRLVRLFESLPPEQVRERVPRRMREKAALLGRPLRRRDRPAEVTLGLRLQALLFRVFGLDWQVLRWRSQGVKPGAFHSRLLRLRTGETLAAVPDLSTLLADPERYRVV; encoded by the coding sequence ATGGCCGCCCCCACGCCCGCAGCCACCCCCGCCCCCGCGCCCCGCGTCAGCCTCGTGATTGCCACCTACCGGCGGGTGGATGCCCTGCGCAGCACCCTGCGGGCCCTGCAGCTGCAGACCTGTCCCGACTGGGAAGCGGTGGTGGTGGGCGACTGCTGCGACCCCGACACCGGCGCCATGCTCGAGCAGCTGGGCGATCCGCGCCTGTGTTACTACAACCTCACCGAGCGCTTCGGGGAGCAGTCGGGCCCCAATTCCTTCGGCCTGGCCCTGGTGCGCGCGCCGGTGGTGTGTTTCCTCAACCACGACGACCTGCTGCTGCCCGACCACCTGGAGCAGGGCCTGCGGCGCCTGGAGCAGGCCCGGGCCGATGTGCTCCTGGCTCCGGCCCTGAAGCTGGTGAACTGCCACGAGGATCCGGAAGGCCGCATCCGGCCCGTGTTCATGAAGCGGATCACGCTGGGGCCGGCCCTGCGCGATCTGCGCATGCTGCTGCGGCGTGAGGATCTCTTCTACGACCCCAGCAGCTTCTGGCTGGTGCGCACCGCCTTCGCCCGCCGGGTGGGCACTTGGACCCACTCCAGCCGGCTGTGGCGCACCCCCCTGCGGGACTGGCTGTTGCGCGCCTGGCGCCGCGGTGGCCGCTTCGCCTTCACGCCCGAGCTGGCCGGCATCCGGGTGGTGACCCACAACCACCGCGGCAGCCGCCGCCGCTACAACGCCGTGACCCCCGAACACCAGCGCCTCGTCCGTCTGTTCGAATCCCTCCCCCCTGAGCAGGTCCGGGAGCGCGTGCCCCGCCGGATGCGGGAGAAGGCGGCGCTGCTGGGCCGGCCGCTGCGGCGCCGGGACCGGCCGGCCGAGGTCACGCTCGGCCTGCGCCTCCAGGCCCTGCTGTTCCGGGTGTTCGGGCTCGATTGGCAGGTGCTGCGCTGGCGCTCCCAGGGGGTGAAACCCGGCGCCTTCCACTCCCGTCTGCTGCGGCTGCGCACCGGCGAAACCCTCGCGGCCGTGCCGGATCTCTCCACCCTGCTGGCGGATCCGGAGCGCTACCGGGTGGTCTGA
- a CDS encoding linear amide C-N hydrolase, producing MCTSLLYRDRAGRAYVGRTLELTIDLPYLVARFPEGLELESAFPGHPALRWTNRFAVLAVTMPAEAPAPERKPGPGELKVIEGLNSAGLSVSVQAYAAAGGPQAAVDQDKAVLSAADLGVWALGQFATVAEVRAALESQPVLLPRIPILGGLEMPFHYGIHDAGGDSLVVEFHKGQRTVLDNPVGVLTNAPQFSWHLTNLNNYTFLDNIDRSRALFGSFQAVQPGSGVAKAGLPVTDTSPDRFIRAAFYAQFAEKQSDADQAVRMVAHLMNNFDRPRGITVDPPQEGVEHLQVEGVAVPQAPTEFTSWTSLSDLERRLLFLRDGGGMDYVRLDLTALAGHTSFVAKPMQALMAPTPDASQELAD from the coding sequence ATGTGCACATCACTCCTCTATCGCGACCGTGCCGGTCGGGCCTATGTGGGCCGCACGCTCGAACTCACGATTGATCTCCCCTACCTGGTGGCACGCTTTCCGGAGGGGCTGGAGCTGGAGTCAGCGTTTCCCGGCCATCCAGCGCTGCGCTGGACCAACCGCTTTGCCGTGCTGGCGGTGACCATGCCAGCGGAGGCACCGGCGCCGGAGCGGAAACCCGGGCCGGGCGAGCTCAAGGTGATCGAAGGACTGAACAGCGCCGGGCTGTCTGTGAGTGTGCAGGCCTACGCAGCGGCCGGCGGTCCCCAGGCGGCGGTGGATCAGGACAAGGCCGTGCTCTCGGCGGCAGACCTGGGGGTGTGGGCCCTGGGCCAGTTCGCCACGGTGGCCGAGGTGAGGGCCGCACTGGAATCCCAGCCCGTGCTGCTGCCGCGGATTCCGATCCTCGGCGGTCTGGAGATGCCCTTCCACTACGGCATCCACGACGCAGGCGGCGACAGCCTGGTTGTGGAGTTTCACAAGGGCCAGCGCACGGTCCTCGACAACCCGGTGGGCGTGCTCACCAACGCACCGCAGTTCTCGTGGCACCTCACCAATCTCAACAACTACACCTTTCTCGACAACATCGACCGGTCCAGGGCGCTCTTCGGTTCCTTTCAAGCGGTGCAGCCGGGCTCAGGCGTCGCCAAAGCCGGCCTGCCGGTGACGGACACCTCGCCGGATCGCTTCATCCGCGCGGCGTTCTATGCCCAGTTCGCCGAAAAGCAGTCGGATGCGGATCAGGCCGTGCGCATGGTCGCCCATCTGATGAACAACTTCGACCGACCGCGGGGCATCACCGTGGATCCGCCCCAGGAGGGAGTGGAGCACCTGCAGGTGGAGGGCGTGGCCGTTCCCCAGGCACCCACGGAGTTCACATCCTGGACGAGCCTGTCTGACCTGGAACGGCGACTGCTCTTCCTGCGCGATGGTGGCGGCATGGACTACGTGCGTCTTGACCTCACGGCCCTGGCAGGGCACACCTCCTTCGTGGCCAAGCCGATGCAGGCGCTGATGGCACCCACGCCCGACGCCAGCCAGGAGCTCGCCGACTGA
- a CDS encoding RpoD/SigA family RNA polymerase sigma factor, whose translation MTLALAPSPSAVAAATRPVSAPARSVPALDGDLVRSYLRDIGRVPLLTHEQEITLGRQVQELMALEEMEQELTMRAGGTAPSAAELAKAAGLSPAVLKKRLQAGRRAKERMVAANLRLVVSVAKKYTKRNMELLDLIQEGTIGLVRGVEKFDPTRGYKFSTYAYWWIRQGITRAIAEKSRTIRLPIHITETLNKLKKGQRELSQELGRTPTVTELAGYVELPEEEVKDLLCRARQPVSLETKVGDGEDTELLDLLAGDGELPEERVDGECLKGDLRALLEQLPELQGRVLKMRYGIDPQSAEMAEPMSLTGIGRILGISRDRVRNLERDGLAGLRRLSSAVEAYVAS comes from the coding sequence ATGACGCTCGCTCTCGCCCCCTCCCCTTCCGCCGTCGCCGCCGCGACGCGGCCGGTCTCCGCTCCGGCCCGCTCCGTGCCTGCCTTGGACGGCGATCTGGTGCGCAGCTACCTGCGGGACATCGGCCGGGTGCCGCTGCTGACCCACGAGCAGGAGATCACGCTGGGCCGCCAGGTGCAGGAGCTGATGGCGCTGGAGGAGATGGAGCAGGAGCTGACGATGCGGGCTGGGGGAACGGCACCGAGCGCGGCGGAGCTGGCGAAGGCGGCGGGCCTGAGCCCGGCGGTGCTGAAGAAGCGTCTGCAGGCGGGCCGCCGGGCCAAGGAGCGGATGGTGGCGGCGAATCTGCGGCTGGTGGTGAGCGTGGCGAAGAAGTACACCAAGCGGAACATGGAGCTGCTGGATCTGATCCAGGAGGGAACGATCGGCCTGGTGCGGGGCGTGGAGAAGTTCGACCCGACGCGGGGCTACAAGTTCAGTACGTATGCGTACTGGTGGATCCGCCAGGGGATCACGCGGGCGATTGCGGAGAAGAGCCGCACGATCCGTCTGCCGATCCACATCACCGAGACGCTGAACAAGCTGAAGAAGGGCCAGCGCGAACTGAGCCAGGAGCTGGGCCGCACGCCGACGGTGACGGAGCTGGCGGGGTATGTGGAGCTGCCGGAGGAGGAGGTGAAGGACCTGCTGTGCCGCGCGCGTCAGCCGGTGAGTCTGGAGACGAAGGTGGGGGATGGGGAGGACACGGAGCTGCTGGATCTGCTGGCGGGGGATGGGGAGTTGCCGGAGGAGCGTGTGGACGGGGAGTGCCTGAAGGGAGACCTGCGGGCGCTGCTGGAGCAGCTGCCGGAGCTGCAGGGGCGGGTGCTGAAGATGCGCTACGGCATCGATCCCCAGTCGGCCGAGATGGCCGAGCCCATGAGCCTCACCGGCATCGGCCGCATCCTGGGCATCAGCCGCGACCGGGTGCGCAACCTCGAGCGCGACGGTCTGGCGGGCCTGCGCCGGCTCAGCAGTGCAGTCGAGGCCTACGTGGCCAGCTGA
- a CDS encoding NDP-hexose 2,3-dehydratase family protein, producing the protein MPSESLLSWLEGRRGLCDMTVREIPWQQSGEWRYRDGALQHNSGGFFSIVGVEATAGGRTTLRQPLINQPEVGILGFLLQRRGGEPHLLIQAKPEPGNIGLAQAAPSVQATRSNYKRLHHGKPTPFLQYFTGDPAATLRADSLQSEQGTRFLGKYNRNMTVELPGDLELDLDDVYRWAPVREVCALLVSDFQINTDARSVLASSDWSALAGGEGPFGRCRGEGGFGEALLRSYASGPEQEHSSDALILQRLEALRAAHPFAVATVPLDDQVDWLEGRQLRLLGPAGSFDVRQVAVSSSEREVRSWDQPIVAQEREGTAVLLAREFDGVLHLLFRCRAEIGFKEGFQYGPALQDAGGAPSPVPELDAEEELLEALHRRSTPVLSNLHSDEGGRFYRSVARYTIALLDSAEAPPQSPSLSWMTLAQIERLVKRQGVFSNEARSLISMLLAYL; encoded by the coding sequence ATGCCCTCCGAGTCGCTGTTGTCCTGGCTGGAAGGCCGCCGCGGGCTCTGCGACATGACCGTCCGGGAGATTCCCTGGCAGCAGTCCGGCGAGTGGCGCTACCGGGATGGGGCGCTGCAGCACAACTCCGGTGGCTTCTTCAGCATCGTGGGCGTGGAGGCCACCGCCGGCGGCCGCACCACCCTGCGCCAGCCCCTGATCAACCAGCCCGAGGTGGGCATCCTCGGCTTCCTGCTGCAGCGGCGCGGCGGCGAACCCCATCTGCTGATCCAGGCCAAGCCCGAGCCCGGCAACATCGGTCTCGCCCAGGCCGCCCCCTCGGTGCAGGCCACCCGCAGCAACTACAAGCGGCTGCACCACGGCAAGCCCACCCCCTTCCTCCAGTACTTCACCGGCGATCCGGCAGCCACGCTGCGGGCTGACAGCCTGCAGTCGGAGCAGGGCACCCGTTTCCTGGGCAAGTACAACCGCAACATGACGGTGGAGCTGCCCGGCGACCTGGAGCTGGACCTCGACGACGTGTACCGCTGGGCGCCGGTGCGGGAGGTGTGCGCCCTGCTGGTGAGTGATTTCCAGATCAACACCGATGCCCGCTCCGTGCTCGCCTCCTCCGACTGGTCGGCCCTGGCCGGTGGCGAGGGTCCCTTCGGCCGCTGCCGGGGGGAGGGCGGATTCGGCGAGGCCCTGCTGCGCTCCTATGCCTCCGGCCCGGAGCAGGAGCACAGCAGCGATGCCCTGATCCTCCAGCGCCTCGAGGCGCTGCGGGCCGCCCATCCATTCGCTGTGGCCACCGTTCCGCTCGACGACCAGGTGGACTGGCTGGAGGGCCGCCAGCTCCGCCTGCTCGGGCCCGCCGGCAGCTTCGACGTGCGCCAGGTGGCGGTGAGCTCCAGCGAGCGCGAGGTGCGCAGCTGGGACCAGCCGATCGTGGCCCAGGAGCGGGAGGGCACGGCCGTGCTGCTGGCGCGGGAGTTCGATGGCGTGCTACACCTGCTGTTCCGCTGCCGCGCCGAGATCGGCTTCAAGGAGGGCTTCCAGTACGGACCGGCGCTGCAGGATGCCGGCGGCGCCCCCTCGCCGGTGCCGGAGCTCGATGCCGAGGAGGAGCTGCTGGAGGCGCTGCACCGGCGCTCCACCCCCGTGCTCTCCAATCTCCACTCCGACGAGGGCGGCCGTTTCTACCGCTCGGTGGCCCGCTACACCATCGCCCTGCTCGATTCCGCCGAGGCGCCGCCCCAGTCCCCCTCGCTCAGCTGGATGACCCTGGCCCAGATCGAGCGGCTGGTGAAGCGCCAGGGGGTGTTCTCCAACGAAGCCCGCAGCCTGATCTCCATGCTGCTGGCCTACCTCTGA
- a CDS encoding carbohydrate kinase, with the protein MVASPSVLCLGEALVDRLGPPGGDPATADPDQIDDRLGGAPANVACALARLGTPVAFLGRLGQDPIGEAFAGLFAGRGVNTAALQWDPRRPSRVVLVRRDRQGDRQFGGFAGDRGDGFADEALEAEPLAAALAGDGGLLHGAAWLLVGTIPLARPAAAAALRRAVALAAAAGVAIAVDVNWRPTFWDGAAAPDAPPSEAQQQLILELLGQAALVKCAAEEALWLFGRTSPEAVRQALPRRPAVVVTDGANPVRWTFGAATGELAAFLVAVADTTGAGDAFTAGVLHGLCARPSLLRGEDPAGVVELIRFASACGALVCQAPGAIDPQPSAEAVAGFLSGHWQRP; encoded by the coding sequence ATGGTCGCGTCCCCTTCGGTGCTCTGCCTCGGGGAGGCCCTGGTGGACCGCCTGGGCCCGCCCGGCGGCGATCCGGCCACGGCCGATCCCGATCAGATCGACGACCGTCTCGGCGGGGCGCCGGCCAATGTGGCCTGTGCCCTGGCCCGCCTGGGCACCCCGGTGGCGTTCCTGGGGAGGCTCGGCCAGGACCCGATCGGCGAGGCATTCGCCGGGCTGTTCGCCGGCCGTGGGGTCAACACCGCCGCCCTGCAATGGGACCCGCGGCGCCCCTCCCGGGTGGTGCTGGTGCGGCGTGACCGGCAGGGTGATCGCCAGTTCGGCGGTTTTGCGGGGGATCGGGGCGACGGATTCGCCGATGAGGCCCTGGAGGCCGAACCCCTCGCCGCAGCCCTGGCGGGGGACGGCGGACTGCTGCATGGGGCCGCCTGGCTGCTGGTGGGCACCATCCCCCTGGCCAGGCCGGCCGCGGCGGCTGCCCTGCGGCGGGCCGTGGCCCTGGCCGCCGCGGCCGGGGTGGCGATCGCGGTGGATGTGAACTGGCGCCCCACCTTCTGGGATGGGGCGGCGGCTCCCGACGCCCCCCCCAGCGAGGCCCAGCAGCAGCTGATCCTGGAGCTACTCGGCCAGGCCGCCCTGGTGAAGTGCGCGGCGGAGGAAGCCCTCTGGCTGTTCGGCCGCACTTCCCCCGAGGCGGTGCGGCAGGCCCTGCCCCGCCGGCCCGCCGTGGTGGTCACCGATGGAGCCAACCCCGTGCGCTGGACCTTTGGCGCCGCCACCGGGGAGCTGGCCGCCTTCCTGGTGGCCGTGGCCGACACCACCGGCGCCGGGGATGCCTTCACCGCGGGCGTGCTGCATGGCCTCTGCGCCCGTCCATCCCTGTTGCGGGGTGAGGACCCGGCCGGGGTTGTGGAGCTGATCCGTTTCGCCAGCGCCTGCGGGGCCCTGGTGTGCCAGGCGCCTGGAGCCATCGATCCCCAGCCCAGCGCGGAGGCCGTGGCGGGCTTCCTCAGCGGCCATTGGCAGCGGCCATAG
- the mutT gene encoding 8-oxo-dGTP diphosphatase MutT — MGDASWDAFAALAPQLRRRLLAWWAGSGRHTLPWKLRGDGGRPRGGEGLDPYPIWVAEVMLQQTQLRVALPYWQRWMTHVPGLEVLAAAEERDLLLLWQGLGYYSRARRLQQGAQQLLGQTWPRDLADWLALPGIGPSTAGSILSSAFDLPFAILDGNVKRVLARLTASPRPPARQLAGLWQLSEALLDRRRPRDFNQALMDLGATVCTPRQPRCGACPWQGHCAAYAAGDPARFPVKDAPRPLPFQVIGVGVVLNDAGEVLIDQRLPEGLLGGLWEFPGGKQEADEPIEATIARELREELAIEAEVGQELISLEHAYSHKRLRFVVHLCRWLGGEPQPLASQQVRWVQPCQLADYPFPAANARIITALLEHLEAAASAGGASSADAAA, encoded by the coding sequence GTGGGAGATGCGAGCTGGGACGCGTTCGCCGCGCTGGCGCCGCAGCTGCGCCGGCGGCTCCTGGCCTGGTGGGCGGGCTCAGGCCGCCACACCCTTCCCTGGAAGCTGCGGGGGGATGGTGGCCGGCCCCGTGGCGGGGAGGGCCTCGACCCCTATCCGATCTGGGTGGCCGAGGTGATGCTGCAGCAGACCCAGCTGCGGGTGGCCCTGCCCTACTGGCAGCGCTGGATGACCCACGTGCCCGGCCTGGAGGTGTTGGCGGCGGCAGAGGAGCGCGATCTGCTGCTCCTCTGGCAGGGTCTGGGCTACTACTCCCGCGCCCGGCGTCTCCAGCAGGGGGCGCAGCAACTGCTGGGCCAGACCTGGCCCCGCGATCTGGCCGACTGGCTGGCGCTGCCGGGGATCGGCCCCAGCACCGCCGGCAGCATCCTCTCCTCGGCGTTTGATCTGCCCTTCGCGATCCTGGACGGCAATGTCAAGCGGGTGCTGGCCCGCCTCACCGCCAGCCCGCGGCCGCCGGCGCGTCAGCTCGCGGGGCTCTGGCAGCTGAGCGAGGCCCTGCTCGATCGGCGGCGGCCCCGGGACTTCAACCAGGCGCTGATGGATCTGGGCGCCACCGTGTGCACCCCCCGTCAGCCCCGCTGCGGTGCCTGTCCCTGGCAGGGGCACTGCGCTGCCTACGCTGCCGGCGACCCCGCCCGCTTCCCCGTGAAGGACGCTCCCCGCCCGCTGCCCTTCCAGGTGATCGGCGTGGGGGTGGTGCTCAACGACGCCGGCGAGGTGCTGATCGATCAGCGCCTGCCGGAGGGGCTGCTGGGGGGGCTGTGGGAATTCCCGGGCGGCAAGCAGGAGGCCGATGAGCCGATCGAGGCCACCATCGCCCGGGAGCTGCGGGAGGAGCTGGCGATCGAGGCCGAGGTGGGCCAGGAGCTGATCAGCCTGGAGCACGCCTACAGCCACAAACGCCTGCGCTTCGTGGTGCACCTGTGCCGCTGGCTCGGCGGTGAACCCCAGCCCCTGGCCAGTCAGCAGGTGCGCTGGGTGCAGCCCTGCCAGCTCGCCGACTACCCCTTCCCGGCCGCTAACGCCCGCATCATCACGGCCCTGCTGGAGCATCTGGAGGCCGCCGCGTCTGCCGGCGGCGCGTCCAGTGCTGACGCTGCCGCCTGA
- a CDS encoding rod shape-determining protein, with product MFFRRFQFSRDIGIDLGTANTLMYVSGKGIVLQEPSVVALDLERGVPLAVGDEAKMMLGRTPGNIRAVRPLRDGVIADFDAAEQMIKTFIQKGNEGRGIVAPRLVIGIPSGVTGVERRAVREAGLAGAREVHLIDEPVAAAIGAGLPVTEPVGTMIVDIGGGTTEVAVLSLGGTVLSESVRVAGDELSDSISVYLKKVHNLVVGERTAEDIKIRIGSAFPDDEHDETSMDVRGLHLLSGLPRTINVRAGDIREAMAEPLNVIVEAVKRTLERTPPELAADIVDRGIMLAGGGAMVRGISDLISHETGILTHTAEDPLLCVVMGCGMVLEDYKRLERVLDTPDFVRQAA from the coding sequence GTGTTCTTTCGTCGTTTCCAGTTCTCCCGCGACATCGGCATCGACCTGGGAACGGCCAACACCCTGATGTACGTGTCCGGCAAGGGCATTGTGCTGCAGGAACCCTCGGTGGTCGCCCTCGACCTGGAGCGTGGCGTGCCTCTGGCCGTGGGTGACGAGGCCAAGATGATGCTCGGCCGCACCCCGGGCAACATCCGGGCGGTGCGCCCGCTGCGGGATGGCGTGATCGCCGACTTCGACGCCGCCGAGCAGATGATCAAGACCTTCATCCAGAAGGGCAACGAGGGGCGGGGCATCGTGGCGCCGCGCCTGGTGATCGGCATCCCCAGCGGCGTCACCGGCGTGGAGCGCCGGGCCGTGCGCGAGGCCGGTCTGGCCGGCGCCCGCGAGGTGCACCTGATCGACGAACCCGTGGCCGCGGCGATCGGCGCCGGCCTGCCCGTGACCGAACCGGTGGGCACCATGATCGTGGACATCGGTGGCGGCACCACCGAAGTGGCGGTGCTCAGCCTGGGCGGCACCGTGCTGAGCGAATCGGTGCGGGTGGCGGGCGATGAGCTCAGCGATTCCATCAGCGTGTACCTCAAGAAGGTGCACAACCTGGTGGTGGGCGAGCGCACCGCCGAGGACATCAAGATCCGGATCGGCTCCGCCTTCCCCGACGACGAGCACGACGAGACCTCCATGGACGTGCGCGGCCTGCACCTCCTCTCCGGCCTGCCCCGCACCATCAACGTGCGTGCCGGTGACATCCGCGAGGCCATGGCCGAGCCGCTCAACGTGATCGTGGAGGCGGTGAAGCGCACCCTCGAGCGCACCCCACCCGAGCTGGCCGCCGACATCGTGGACCGCGGCATCATGCTGGCCGGCGGTGGGGCCATGGTGCGCGGCATCAGCGATCTGATCAGCCACGAGACCGGCATCCTCACCCACACCGCCGAAGACCCCCTCCTGTGTGTGGTGATGGGCTGCGGCATGGTGCTGGAGGACTACAAGCGCCTCGAGCGCGTGCTCGACACCCCTGACTTCGTGCGCCAGGCGGCCTGA
- a CDS encoding single-stranded DNA-binding protein, translating into MGVNSITLVGRAGRDPEVRYFESGSMVANLTLAVNRRSRDDEPDWFNLEIWGKQAQVAADYVKKGSLLGIIGSFKLDRWTDRSSGEERTKPVIRVDRLELLGSRRDAEASMGGGGGYGGGSGFGGGEPSEEEVPF; encoded by the coding sequence ATGGGCGTTAATTCCATCACCCTCGTCGGCCGGGCCGGCCGCGACCCCGAAGTGCGCTACTTCGAATCCGGCAGCATGGTGGCCAACCTCACCTTGGCGGTGAACCGCCGCAGCCGCGACGACGAACCGGACTGGTTCAACCTCGAGATCTGGGGCAAGCAGGCCCAGGTGGCGGCCGACTACGTGAAGAAGGGCTCGCTGCTGGGCATCATCGGCAGCTTCAAGCTCGACCGCTGGACCGATCGGAGCAGCGGCGAGGAGCGCACCAAGCCCGTGATCCGGGTGGACCGGCTGGAACTGCTGGGCTCCCGCCGCGATGCCGAGGCCTCCATGGGCGGGGGCGGCGGCTACGGGGGTGGCTCCGGATTCGGGGGTGGCGAGCCCAGCGAAGAGGAAGTGCCGTTCTGA
- the ahcY gene encoding adenosylhomocysteinase: MVATPAAPSLQTTSSYVIADLGLAEFGRKEIAIAETEMPGLMALRRKFGAEQPLKGARIAGSLHMTIQTAVLIETLVALGAEVRWASCNIFSTQDHAAAAIAAAGVPVFAYKGETLDEYWAFTHRILEWGDGGTPNMILDDGGDATGLVILGTKAERDPSVLDNPSNEEETALFNSIRQKLAAQPGFYSRIHAAIQGVTEETTTGVARLYQLQKAGELPFPAINVNDSVTKSKFDNLYGCRESLVDSIKRATDVMVAGKVALVLGYGDVGKGSAQSLRGLGATVMIAEVDPICALQAAMEGYRVVRLDDVVRDVDIFVTATGNFKVIRHEHLIAMKDQAIVCNIGHFDNEIDVASLKQYPWENIKPQVDHILLPSGNRIILLAEGRLVNLGCATGHPSFVMSNSFTNQVLAQIELFTKGDQYAKEVYVLPKHLDEMVARLHLEKIGAKLTELTAEQAAYINVPVEGPYKLDHYRY, translated from the coding sequence ATGGTGGCTACACCCGCTGCACCCTCGTTGCAGACCACATCCTCCTATGTGATCGCTGATCTCGGCCTGGCCGAGTTCGGCCGCAAGGAGATCGCCATTGCCGAAACCGAGATGCCGGGCCTGATGGCCCTGCGCCGCAAGTTCGGTGCCGAGCAGCCCCTCAAGGGAGCCCGCATCGCGGGGTCCCTGCACATGACGATTCAGACCGCCGTTCTGATCGAAACCCTGGTGGCCCTCGGCGCCGAGGTGCGCTGGGCCAGCTGCAACATCTTCTCCACCCAGGACCACGCCGCCGCGGCGATCGCGGCCGCCGGCGTGCCGGTGTTCGCCTACAAGGGCGAGACCCTCGATGAGTACTGGGCCTTCACCCACCGCATCCTGGAGTGGGGCGATGGCGGCACCCCCAACATGATCCTGGACGACGGCGGCGATGCCACCGGTCTGGTGATCCTCGGCACCAAGGCCGAAAGGGATCCTTCCGTTCTGGACAACCCGTCCAACGAGGAGGAAACCGCCCTCTTCAACTCCATCCGCCAGAAGCTGGCCGCCCAGCCGGGCTTCTACTCGCGCATCCACGCCGCCATCCAGGGCGTCACCGAGGAAACCACCACGGGCGTGGCGCGGTTGTACCAGCTGCAGAAAGCGGGCGAACTCCCCTTCCCCGCCATCAACGTCAACGATTCGGTCACCAAGAGCAAGTTCGACAACCTCTACGGCTGCCGTGAATCGCTGGTGGACTCCATCAAGCGCGCCACCGACGTGATGGTGGCCGGCAAGGTGGCCCTGGTGCTGGGCTACGGCGACGTGGGCAAGGGTTCGGCCCAGTCCCTGCGGGGTCTCGGCGCCACGGTGATGATCGCCGAGGTGGATCCGATCTGCGCCCTGCAGGCCGCGATGGAGGGCTACCGCGTCGTGCGTCTCGACGACGTGGTGCGCGATGTGGACATCTTCGTGACCGCCACAGGCAACTTCAAGGTGATCCGCCACGAGCACCTGATCGCCATGAAAGACCAGGCGATCGTGTGCAACATCGGCCACTTCGACAACGAGATCGATGTGGCCTCCCTCAAGCAGTACCCCTGGGAGAACATCAAGCCCCAGGTGGACCACATCCTGCTGCCCAGCGGCAACCGGATCATCCTGCTGGCCGAAGGCCGGCTCGTGAACCTGGGCTGTGCCACCGGTCACCCCAGCTTCGTGATGAGCAACTCCTTCACCAACCAGGTGTTGGCCCAGATCGAGCTGTTCACCAAGGGCGATCAGTACGCCAAGGAGGTGTACGTGCTGCCCAAGCATCTCGATGAGATGGTGGCCCGCCTCCACCTCGAGAAGATCGGCGCCAAGCTCACCGAGCTCACCGCTGAGCAGGCGGCCTACATCAACGTGCCCGTGGAGGGTCCCTACAAGCTGGATCACTACCGCTACTGA
- the tsaE gene encoding tRNA (adenosine(37)-N6)-threonylcarbamoyltransferase complex ATPase subunit type 1 TsaE, with product MRVSPAVPLCRCVSLADAAATRALGAELAGLLAPGPAIVLLRGDLGAGKTCLVQGLAAALGIDEPITSPTFALAQHYGPLVHLDLYRLEQPAAADELFAQEEETAREVGAVLAVEWPQRLSFIPAEAWQVELELPEGGDPEAGRLARVWAPR from the coding sequence ATCCGCGTGAGCCCTGCCGTGCCGCTCTGCCGGTGTGTGTCGCTGGCCGACGCCGCTGCCACACGCGCTTTGGGGGCCGAACTGGCCGGCCTGCTCGCCCCAGGCCCGGCGATCGTGCTGCTGCGGGGCGACCTCGGTGCGGGCAAGACCTGCCTGGTGCAGGGCCTGGCGGCGGCCCTCGGCATCGACGAACCGATCACCAGCCCCACCTTCGCCCTCGCCCAGCACTACGGCCCGCTTGTGCACCTCGATCTCTACCGCCTGGAGCAGCCGGCCGCCGCCGATGAGCTCTTCGCCCAGGAGGAGGAAACGGCGCGGGAGGTGGGCGCGGTGCTGGCGGTGGAGTGGCCGCAGCGGCTGAGCTTCATCCCCGCGGAGGCCTGGCAGGTGGAGCTGGAGCTGCCGGAGGGGGGCGATCCTGAGGCGGGCCGTCTGGCCCGGGTGTGGGCCCCGCGCTGA